The genomic interval TGCCTCAGAAGTAGAGCATTTTCCACTAAAAGTAAAAGTTATTTccctttttcacattttgtttgcATGTACAAGAATAATTGAAGGTTTGTGTTACTTgcatgaaattttctttttgtatttacagCATTGCAGAGGGCTGCACTTTGAAACTAGTCTTAGCTATGAGGGGAGGCCCAATTAACACTAGGAGAGGTAAGAAGCCAATCAAAGAACTGTATAGTCCAATTATAgctaaacattattttttagataaaaaatatttatgccTATGTATTGCAGTTGGACTGCAGTACCTTTCTGCTCTGGTTTTCTTCACTTTACTCAACCCCCTCTCTTTTGTCAGTTACTATGGAGGATCCTATTAAAGAAGTGGCTGACCTGATGGAGGGCACAAAGGAGGATGGCTGGGAGAAAAACCAGGCAAACAAGCAGGTCACATTTGTGGTCTATCGTGAAGGTGACCAGCTAAACTTCTTTCGAGTTgttgacagaggagatggtacTCTGACCCCTCTGTCGGAGTCTCTGAGGTTGgtatattgttatttattgttctTGTTCCTGTGCTGTTACATTCTCTCAAAATCCTGTAACTTCATCATAACGGAGCTCAGAGAATTGgtcatttttaaacatgattttacacAGAATTCAGAAATGTGATGACAATCATTTAAAGACAGTGAATGATTAAAGTGTAAGGTTAGGACTTTGAATCTTGTTTGGTTTTAGCTGAGTTCATGTCTGCCGTGATGCTACAAAATGGGTTCTTGTTTAAAACTATTAGATGATTAAGAGTATTTTTTCTGCCTTGTTCTCCAGTGGTGGTTCGGTGTACAATGTGTatgcagaggaggaggatggagagagttctgcagctgcacagcagaACCTTGAGAACTCTATCACCATGACTAAAATGAAACTGCTCAAAGCCAAAATGGAGGACATGAACCTCAACAAAAAGGTGCAGGGATCAGAAGAGGCCCATTAAAATTGTCCTGTCTATCTAGATGCACACATGACCGCtacaaaatgttaatttaattcaCACTTTGACACAGTCTTTCATTTCTAGTTATATTCtgaatattaattaaaatgcagaaaCTTCTATAAAGAGAAGGCCTTGGCAAATTTACGCAGACATTTTAACACTtggcattttaataataatcagATGAAAAGCCTCAGATCTAAAACCTACAGCGGCCTTGTGTGTTTATCCTTCAAGTTTTCAGGCTTTATGTTGCTAATCCTGTGAACTTCTTAAATAACTTTAGAGAAGTTAAACTAAATTATATGTAATGTTATATCACTGGGCCTGTCCTAATCAAGGACTGAAAACGGTTGGCCACaaaaattttttctttattgatcAGTTTTGATCTTGATCACAATATAGTTTAATGCTTTCAGTTACAAAAGTAAACCATAATGACGGCAACATAAACCtaataataaaactataaaGCAGTGTTTAGTGCTTCTGTAATATCTTGTttctttaatgatttttatATGGGCCGGCAGACACAAATGAtaagatgatgattttctattTGACACTTGTACTCCAAGAATTGGTGTGTCAAagcttttaattacttttaactGTGCAGGCTGTATGATTTTGCTCTTAACTGAAAAGATGAAATCTAGTGTTGAGAGAAAGCcattattaatttatctttttactaGATGAGGGAAAAATTATGCAAGTGTACAATCATATgaataaatttgacattttctctcCATCTATGTTCTTCAGAAGTCAGCAAAGATAAAACCGCGGGCCCCTGTTAGCCCACATCCCTGCAGCAGCTCTCTTGGACCTGCCAACACACGACACTATCATCGCCTTTTTCGCTCACTCCCACAGATTAACCAGTCTCGACAGACAATTGCCCCACTACCTCCGATTATAGACCAAGAATCCATAGAACCTTCTCCACCACCCACTGCTGCGACTTCTGCCCATTTGACAATCCCAAGACGGTCTCCTCCTTCTTTCTTGTCACCCTCTTGTTATATGCTTCAGGAGGAGGAACCATGGGAGACATGCGCACCTTTTGCAAAGATCCGCCCACCTCCAAAAGTGTCCCGAATGGATATTGGCAGCAGCAGATTGATGAGAGACTGTGTTTACCCCCAGCTCCCACCACTGTACACCAGGGCACCTCCCGAAGCCCCTTTTGACCCAACTGAGCCTTCAGGGGAGACAGTCGGTCTGAGTTTATTAGAGGAAGCAGTTGGAGTCATGGCTCCAACACAGCCTAGTTTTGAGGAACTGGCGGACCCTCTGAGACTGGATATGCCAATCCAGCCAGCGGGTGGTCTTCAACCTCTCGATGTTGGAGCTCAGCACCAGCTGCCACACTCCCCCTCCCCACTCAGCCCTTGGACACTTGGCACAAGTGATTCGGTCAGCAGTGGAGCTGATGGTACACAGCTTGGCACATCATTGCATATTAGCTCCCCCTCTCCATTAATTGCCTCCACTTCACCATCCACTTCAACCAGAATGCAGTCTCAGCCTTTTGATTCCACACTTTGTTTACAGCCTAATCTACAAGCACAATCCTCTGTGAAATCAGGCTGCAAATCCCCTCTTCCTCCAACCACCCTGTCGATTCATCCACCACGCCTTTGCGGTGTCAAAGTAGAGTCGCCTGGCAAAAGGCCAGAGCTCATCTCTAAGAGAGAAGCAAGAGGCATCACTAAGATGGCAAACCAAGCCTGTAAGGAGCCTCTTGGGTCTTTGAACGACTCAGATCTGTTGGCTTCTCTCTCTACAAGGGCTCcagactccagcagcagcaggaacaacCTTGGAGAAAGTCTGGGACTTGCACTGACCTTGCCTCCTGCCACTGCCTCAAGACAGGGCAGCCTTGGGTCCAGGCTGCCATCCATCTCTACTAACAGGTTCCTTCAGGATGGTCTCATTAGACAAATGTCTCCATTGCGCCGAGCAGCCGCCTCCTACAGGGTGAGCTCAGAAAAGTATCAGTGAAGCTGCCACAACTGGTTTCAAAAAATGGTTTTCAAGTTCAGTTTgtggtctgtttgctttttaGTAAACAGACCACAAATGCAAATTCTTTTGTATCATAATCGTAAGCTTCTGTATGTAAAATATAATGCTTTTCTAAGAGGTGAGAAttgtgattgttttatttattgtctctAATTATTATTTCCTGTTGCTATGTTCTCAGACCAGCAACTCTCTTGCATCAGCTGGGGGAGGCATGACTTCTTTTGGAACAATAGGTAAGGGagacacaaaaacatgacataCCAACAAATTAGTGCAGTGTTGGTGTTGGACAGTGATGGagaaaaagttttcatttgAGGTGCAGTCACATATTTGGGATGTTGTGCAAAATCTTTCCGTCCTTGTTATATGAGCACTGCAATAAAGCACCTCCAATGGTGCTAAATATTCACCTTTTCAACATTTGGaaaagcagctcaaacacaacacccagcatacACACTTATATATGCTGGTCACTGACATGCTCAGTTTCTTCTTAGAGAATTAAATCAATACATATAGCAGTGCTGAGATTTCCTTTTACTTAAAATTTATCAATatctctttgtgttttcttgagTCTTGAGTTTTTACTGAAGGTGTTTTAAATTAAGTCAGCACTGAACAACATAACTAATCATAACATCTGAAAACCCCCTGTTAATCTCCGTTTCTATTTTGAATTATCATTTCCCATCAGAGTTGTGAAAGAAATACACAAAAGTGTTTTTGGTTGAATCCAAAAATTATTCAGAGCTTTCAAGATTAGATAGAATAATCAAAAGTTGTGTGAATTACAGCATATTTATGTCCTCTTCCTGATGGGGCTTTATCTGATCTGTTTTGTCTACACATCTGAAAATTCATTTTTAcatagttttttattattttattcagtgCAGATGATGTATAATTTCCTCAACAGGATATATTCCACTTCAGTATAAAAAGAAACTTCAAAGCATTGCACTTAAGCTCCACATTCCACTCCGCTTGACAGGAAGATTGCTGTACTTTTATCATAGTACTGCCAATGTTATTGTTGTTCCTGAATCCTACTGTAAGCGAAACTTTTCAGGCTGCACAACTCCACAAACATTGCTTTCACAGGTAGAAAATGACAAACCAATGCCTCCAGACATTTCAAGTTTCCTTTTGAACTAATTTTCTgaatttaattttgaaaaaagtcACGAAATGGTTCAACACATCTACTTTAACTAAGTGATGACAGTTTCTTTACAATTTATCTGTTTGTGAAAATTATATTACATTGCAAACTTATTTTTAACCAGGcttggaaaaaaatataactaCTAATGTAAAGCTGCAGATAAAAAATTTATGTGATGATTTATTGGATGActgacagaaataattaaattaatgctGTTATGAACAAGCTCTTTATGTGTTGACAggtggtttaaaaaataaaaacctctcTGATAGATACCTGTAAACACTGAAAAGAGAAGTGCTTTTTTCCCATCTTTTGAGGCTTGTTTTGATCTAATCGTTTCCCCCTTCGTAGATGATTAAGTCGGAGCAAGTCTTGAATGATATTATAAAAGATGCACAAAACTGAGCACATTCtcaaacaatagaaaaaaatatgttcataacatcttcagttaaacaccaagagtacttaaaaaaatattacggGTGGGACTTTAACACGTTATTTATGATTAATAATTTATCACAAAAAgtttaatgcattaataaaaatcaatgcattttattgcagtttgaaaacaacatgaaagttTGTCGGTCCATAAGTTTCTGCTACACAGAATACACTGATGCACACGCTAGACCTGAGCTAACAACTTAGCAACTTTCTCGCTGTATTTATCAAGTTTTCAGAGCCCTCTAGTGGCTCTATTTCAAACAAGCGACCAtcaacaaatctagcaactttttctggtgttagtggagacttttggagactggcGTGAAAGCACGTATAGTTTATATCTTCTCAATGAGCTGCGGGTGCTGccgcaggcccctcccctgtccaaaagAACACACAAATGGCTCGGTCCTTATGCAGCAGTCCCAGCTGCAGCTGAAGTTGTTTACCTCTGCTCCATCACCAGACTGAAAGTGAAACTTTCAAAGTTTCCACTGACTGATCCTGCTCTGGCTTATAGTCagatgcctattaatgaagagtgtcggggaaaaaaaataataacttgcTAGAAGTTagaagtactgtaacatgttgtagacttaATAAGAGAAAAGCTTAAAATGATTCTTTAATTTTAGGTCCGTTCAATTCTGGCCAGgggtatttctttttctactgttttgaactgaaaggaaattaaatgcatttttccagacattactggagcttgagtttacaatgttaatgtctgtgtctattatttgattcagtcatccagctcaatccatttaaataaaaatattttgccatttgGTCTAAATAGTTAtgattaaaatacaattaatcaagattaattaattacaaagcctgtaattttttttttatctagtcCCAACCCTAGAAGATATGCAACTTTAAAAGAAGGAGGATGTGCAAAATGTTGTAGATTTAGCCCAAATCTATATGATCTGTCATTTTTCTCTGATGCCAGTAggaaacattaaatgttttcctctgctCTCAGGCACTCCAACATACCACCTACCTCCAGTCAAAGTTCCTGCAGGCACCAAGAAGA from Melanotaenia boesemani isolate fMelBoe1 chromosome 16, fMelBoe1.pri, whole genome shotgun sequence carries:
- the zfand4 gene encoding LOW QUALITY PROTEIN: AN1-type zinc finger protein 4 (The sequence of the model RefSeq protein was modified relative to this genomic sequence to represent the inferred CDS: deleted 2 bases in 1 codon) → MRPVNSPPLPHLGPVPPFHHPPKSLTQPAKMTDRKEPPFFNDDSLGAFQYKLPFYDTMELFIETLSGRVFELRVLPFEAVISVKAKIQRLEGIPVAQQHLIWNNVELDDEHCLHDYGIAEGCTLKLVLAMRGGPINTRRVTMEDPIKEVADLMEGTKEDGWEKNQANKQVTFVVYREGDQLNFFRVVDRGDGTLTPLSESLSGGSVYNVYAEEEDGESSAAAQQNLENSITMTKMKLLKAKMEDMNLNKKKSAKIKPRAPVSPHPCSSSLGPANTRHYHRLFRSLPQINQSRQTIAPLPPIIDQESIEPSPPPTAATSAHLTIPRRSPPSFLSPSCYMLQEEEPWETCAPFAKIRPPPKVSRMDIGSSRLMRDCVYPQLPPLYTRAPPEAPFDPTEPSGETVGLSLLEEAVGVMAPTQPSFEELADPLRLDMPIQPAGGLQPLDVGAQHQLPHSPSPLSPWTLGTSDSVSSGADGTQLGTSLHISSPSPLIASTSPSTSTRMQSQPFDSTLCLQPNLQAQSSVKSGCKSPLPPTTLSIHPPRLCGVKVESPGKRPELISKREARGITKMANQACKEPLGSLNDSDLLASLSTRAPDSSSSRNNLGESLGLALTLPPATASRQGSLGSRLPSISTNRFLQDGLIRQMSPLRRAAASYRTSNSLASAGGGMTSFGTIGTPTYHLPPVKVPAGTKKKSSKHCFLCGKKTGLATSYECRCGHNFCATHRYAETHDCTFDYKSAGRRFLQETNPLISAPKLPKI